The following are encoded together in the Parabacteroides chongii genome:
- a CDS encoding TonB-dependent receptor domain-containing protein — MRSFIPVFLLFFCLCSVSLVAQDKDTTLRTITLESVQVYGKTKTQRVKESAFSVNALDIRPQINSLKNLSEIVNRTTGIKIREEGGVGSDFDLSINGLSGNSVRYFIDGVPLDSKGSHVTLANLPVNLIDRVEIYKGVVPASLGTDALGGAINIITKAEKTNFLDASYSIGSFHTHSADLNAQFVERRTGLIVRPAIGINYSKNDYRMKDVQVRNEAGDRFINGNPKRFHDGYFSLLAQMEAGVTGKSWADEFFVSASYSKTDKELQTGSVQTKVYGMAERNSDAWNVSARYSKRNFLTENMTLKATLSQTWDHSLTIDTAYRKYYWDGGYIVSQRNEIRGGEPSMRHYKRPLTIARANLDYQLNEHHGFNLNYNLSRTGNDRYDDLDKSFEPSNDAVTKHILGLTYSQSFFDGKMQNVFFAKDYVNRPNIQQTDQSTVTGSNKVQGAATKNYFGYGAGLRYEFFAPLAVKVSYEHSVRLPIARELLGNGTTIYANVALEPEKSDNVNFALFGTWFPAAGHSIYYEANGFLRYVDNYIQTSVIEKEGMLQYVNDPAVHIKGVEGEVRYDWDGRLQLMANVSYQDARDQKEFKEDGKPSATYNNHVPNRPWLFGGAEASYTFRNLLFPDNKLRLGCSLQWVHWYFLTWEAYGNYDTKARIPSQRICNANVTYSWKRDRYNISLECSNFLDETAYDNYKLQKPGRAFFAKFRVFIN, encoded by the coding sequence ATGAGAAGTTTCATACCTGTTTTTCTATTGTTTTTTTGTTTGTGTTCTGTGAGTCTGGTGGCACAGGATAAGGACACTACGCTTCGGACGATTACACTGGAATCGGTACAAGTGTATGGTAAAACGAAAACCCAAAGGGTCAAAGAAAGTGCTTTTTCTGTCAATGCCCTCGATATAAGGCCACAGATTAATTCACTAAAGAATCTTAGTGAGATTGTGAACCGGACTACCGGTATTAAGATTAGGGAAGAGGGGGGAGTCGGTTCTGATTTTGACCTTTCCATCAACGGGTTATCGGGTAACTCCGTCCGTTATTTTATTGATGGCGTACCTTTAGACAGTAAAGGCAGCCATGTGACGCTGGCCAATCTGCCTGTCAACCTGATCGACCGGGTGGAGATCTATAAAGGAGTAGTGCCAGCCTCATTGGGAACGGATGCATTGGGTGGTGCTATCAATATCATTACCAAAGCGGAAAAGACGAATTTCCTGGATGCCTCCTACAGTATCGGTTCCTTTCATACACATAGTGCCGATCTGAATGCGCAGTTTGTGGAACGGCGTACGGGGTTGATCGTGCGTCCTGCCATCGGTATCAACTATTCGAAAAATGATTACCGAATGAAAGATGTGCAGGTGCGCAATGAGGCGGGCGACCGGTTTATCAATGGCAATCCCAAACGTTTCCATGACGGTTATTTTTCACTGTTAGCACAGATGGAAGCAGGCGTTACAGGCAAATCCTGGGCAGACGAATTCTTTGTATCGGCTTCTTACTCCAAAACGGATAAGGAGTTGCAGACCGGTTCGGTGCAGACCAAAGTATATGGCATGGCAGAACGCAATTCGGATGCCTGGAACGTCTCGGCACGTTACAGCAAGCGTAACTTCCTCACTGAAAACATGACATTGAAGGCGACCTTATCACAGACATGGGATCACTCCCTCACAATCGATACCGCTTATCGTAAATATTACTGGGATGGCGGCTATATCGTAAGTCAACGCAACGAAATCCGGGGCGGGGAACCTTCCATGCGTCATTATAAACGTCCGCTGACCATCGCACGAGCCAATCTGGATTATCAGCTGAACGAGCATCATGGTTTTAACCTGAACTATAATCTGAGCCGGACGGGCAACGACCGTTATGACGATTTGGACAAAAGTTTTGAGCCGTCTAACGATGCGGTCACCAAACATATTCTCGGACTGACCTACAGTCAGTCGTTTTTTGACGGTAAGATGCAGAATGTATTCTTCGCAAAAGACTACGTGAATCGCCCCAATATCCAACAGACCGACCAGTCTACTGTAACCGGCTCGAACAAGGTGCAAGGCGCGGCTACCAAGAATTATTTTGGATACGGAGCCGGACTGCGTTATGAGTTCTTCGCTCCCCTGGCAGTAAAGGTTTCCTACGAGCATAGCGTACGTTTGCCGATCGCCCGCGAGTTGTTGGGCAATGGAACGACTATCTATGCCAACGTGGCGCTGGAGCCGGAGAAGAGTGACAATGTCAATTTCGCCCTGTTCGGAACCTGGTTTCCTGCTGCCGGACATTCCATTTATTATGAGGCGAATGGCTTCCTGCGCTATGTAGACAATTACATACAAACTTCCGTTATCGAAAAGGAGGGAATGTTGCAGTATGTCAACGATCCGGCTGTCCATATCAAAGGAGTGGAAGGAGAAGTTCGTTACGACTGGGACGGACGGCTGCAACTCATGGCGAATGTCAGCTACCAGGATGCCCGCGATCAGAAAGAGTTCAAAGAGGACGGCAAACCCTCTGCCACATACAATAATCACGTGCCCAACCGCCCCTGGTTGTTCGGAGGTGCTGAGGCGAGCTATACGTTCCGTAATCTTTTGTTTCCGGATAATAAGTTACGGTTGGGATGTTCGCTACAGTGGGTGCATTGGTATTTCCTGACCTGGGAGGCGTATGGTAATTATGATACGAAGGCACGCATTCCTTCGCAACGTATCTGCAATGCCAATGTCACCTATTCATGGAAACGCGACCGCTACAATATCTCATTGGAATGTTCCAACTTCCTTGACGAGACGGCCTACGACAATTATAAACTGCAAAAGCCCGGTCGTGCTTTCTTCGCTAAATTCAGAGTATTCATTAATTAA